From Solidesulfovibrio carbinoliphilus subsp. oakridgensis, the proteins below share one genomic window:
- a CDS encoding Lon protease family protein — MTKILRAIDLRATCNPASLPVGDSRDIPDDPAALGKTQPRAHAALSLALSIGGREYNVYLAGEPYLGRTHFARTFLDPAAAKGKTPPDWLYVHNFDDPDRPRAVSLPAGQGRGFKTALAKAVADLREEIPARFEREAYQTEKQTLMRGYNADRETVLEEMEQRAKNEGYSLFVDDQGGFTLYPLLEGKVVSDEEFERLDPDLKKALKAKGDRLLEEMGSVLRRLSKEERGYRDREKDLERATAGEVADVHLAEFAALRAENPAIDQFLAAMRADILDNIDAFLPQAGQPAPPAPAHGEPAFPEDIFYRYEANLFVDNGQLSGAPVVVEDHPTYFNLMGCIERESEMGALYTDFTLIKAGSLHRANGGFLIIRVDDLSANPGAWEGLLRALRSGLGRIEDPAEGGEHVRTRTIEPEPVPLDLKVVLVGPDEAYELLLYNDERFGKLFKLKAHMQETMPRTPENTEVYLRLAAKVIRDAGLPPFDRSALAGLVEYASLVAEDQTRLSLKFPLARELMIEAAALARGEGAAFVSASHLALARRARDFRVNLYEEEYLEEYDREMIKVATTGEAVGRANGLSVRMFGDYAFGLPHQIACTVGVGHGGILDLEREAELGGPIHTKGMMILKSYLLGRFAQDKALVMTGSLCFEQSYAAVEGDSASGAELAALLSALAERPIKLCYAMTGAVSQSGAILAVGGLNEKIRGFFAVCRRRGLTGEQGVLLPADNVVNLMLDEDIVAAVDQGLFRIFPVTTIEEAMEILTGIPAGLRGKDGRFPAGSLYALVDERLGRLAKCAPLGFPGQQAGQG, encoded by the coding sequence ATGACGAAAATCCTGCGTGCCATCGACCTTCGCGCCACGTGCAATCCCGCTTCCCTGCCTGTCGGCGACAGCCGGGACATTCCCGACGATCCCGCGGCCCTGGGAAAGACCCAGCCCCGGGCCCATGCCGCCCTGTCCCTGGCCCTGTCCATCGGCGGCCGGGAATACAACGTCTATCTGGCCGGCGAACCCTACCTCGGCCGGACCCATTTTGCCCGCACCTTTCTCGATCCGGCCGCGGCCAAGGGCAAGACCCCGCCGGACTGGCTCTATGTCCATAATTTCGACGACCCGGACCGCCCCCGGGCCGTGTCCCTGCCGGCCGGCCAGGGCCGGGGGTTCAAGACCGCGCTTGCCAAGGCCGTGGCCGACCTGCGCGAGGAGATTCCGGCCCGGTTCGAGCGCGAGGCCTACCAGACCGAGAAGCAGACCCTCATGCGCGGCTACAACGCCGACCGCGAGACCGTGCTCGAGGAAATGGAGCAGCGGGCCAAAAACGAGGGCTACAGCCTTTTCGTCGACGACCAGGGCGGATTCACCCTCTATCCGCTGCTGGAGGGCAAGGTCGTGTCGGACGAGGAGTTCGAGCGCCTCGACCCGGACCTCAAAAAGGCGCTCAAGGCCAAGGGCGACCGGTTGCTCGAGGAGATGGGCTCGGTCCTTCGCCGCCTGTCCAAGGAGGAGCGGGGCTACCGGGACCGGGAAAAGGACCTGGAGCGGGCCACGGCCGGCGAGGTGGCCGACGTCCATCTGGCCGAGTTCGCGGCGCTGCGGGCCGAAAACCCGGCCATCGACCAGTTCCTGGCCGCCATGCGGGCCGACATCCTGGACAATATCGACGCCTTCCTGCCCCAGGCCGGCCAGCCCGCCCCGCCGGCCCCGGCCCACGGCGAGCCGGCCTTTCCCGAGGACATCTTCTACCGCTACGAGGCCAACCTGTTCGTGGACAACGGCCAGCTGTCCGGCGCGCCCGTGGTGGTCGAGGACCATCCGACCTATTTCAACCTCATGGGCTGCATCGAGCGCGAGTCCGAGATGGGGGCGCTCTACACCGACTTCACCCTCATCAAGGCCGGCTCCCTTCACCGGGCCAACGGCGGCTTCCTCATCATCCGGGTGGACGACCTGTCGGCCAATCCCGGGGCCTGGGAAGGGCTCCTGCGCGCCCTGCGCTCGGGCCTTGGCCGCATCGAGGACCCGGCCGAGGGCGGGGAGCATGTGCGCACCCGGACCATCGAGCCCGAACCCGTGCCCCTTGACCTCAAGGTGGTGCTGGTCGGCCCGGACGAGGCCTACGAGCTGCTTCTTTACAACGACGAGCGGTTCGGCAAGCTCTTTAAGCTCAAGGCCCACATGCAGGAGACCATGCCGCGCACCCCGGAGAATACCGAGGTCTACCTGCGGCTGGCCGCCAAGGTCATCCGCGACGCGGGTCTCCCGCCCTTTGACCGCTCGGCCCTGGCCGGGCTGGTGGAGTACGCCTCGCTGGTGGCCGAGGACCAGACCCGCCTGTCGCTCAAATTCCCCCTGGCCCGCGAGCTCATGATCGAAGCCGCCGCCCTGGCCCGGGGCGAGGGCGCGGCGTTTGTCAGCGCCTCCCACCTGGCCCTGGCCCGCCGGGCCCGCGACTTCCGGGTCAACCTCTACGAAGAGGAATACCTGGAGGAATACGACCGGGAGATGATCAAGGTGGCGACCACGGGCGAGGCCGTGGGCCGGGCCAACGGCCTTTCGGTCCGCATGTTCGGGGACTACGCCTTTGGCCTGCCCCACCAGATCGCCTGCACGGTCGGCGTCGGCCACGGCGGCATCCTGGACCTCGAACGCGAGGCCGAGCTTGGCGGACCGATCCACACCAAGGGCATGATGATCTTAAAAAGCTATCTCCTCGGCCGGTTCGCCCAGGACAAGGCCCTGGTCATGACCGGGTCGCTGTGCTTCGAGCAGAGCTACGCCGCGGTGGAGGGCGATTCGGCCTCGGGCGCGGAACTGGCGGCCCTGCTCTCCGCCCTGGCCGAGCGGCCGATCAAGCTCTGCTACGCCATGACCGGGGCGGTCTCCCAGTCCGGGGCCATCCTGGCCGTGGGGGGCTTAAACGAAAAGATCCGGGGCTTTTTCGCGGTCTGCCGCCGCCGGGGCCTGACCGGCGAGCAGGGCGTGCTCCTGCCGGCCGACAACGTGGTCAACCTCATGCTCGACGAGGACATCGTGGCCGCCGTGGACCAGGGGCTTTTCCGCATCTTCCCGGTGACCACCATCGAGGAGGCCATGGAGATCCTGACCGGCATCCCGGCCGGCCTGCGCGGGAAGGACGGCAGATTCCCGGCAGGGTCCCTCTACGCCCTGGTGGACGAGCGGCTGGGCCGGCTGGCCAAGTGCGCGCCCCTCGGGTTTCCCGGCCAACAGGCCGGACAGGGGTGA
- a CDS encoding acyltransferase family protein → MSSDHGKPPFLSGLGGLRALAALAVLTGHAAAWITPLPADPDLYAPLARLTHCGLSAFFVLSGFVLQYTHGTRLSGRGALARFALARLARLYPVYLLLLLVELAVLLVRLPEAVTAWPGNVAATFTLTQSWFFLPEAPALFPLAWAVSTEVFFYGLFPLAAWGLGRLQRPAGVAGLAGGCVLAAVAADAAIASHWPQIFAFAAGRHPGFAGRPEELAGQLFQWLTYVNPGLRFFEFLLGAATARLFLLRPAPLPGLAPAAAACLAGLLLVPVPRDAFFWSILEDNILYAPFLAALCHAWAARPPAFAAGKALARIGAASLSVYLVQPFVLPHLKFEAALARPWTAAALALAGMAAVLGCGLLLSRYVEGPLARRILSLGSRDHSGHGARGRRPPSAMPPGDAPPR, encoded by the coding sequence ATGTCTTCCGATCACGGCAAACCGCCGTTTTTGTCCGGCCTTGGCGGCCTGCGGGCCCTGGCCGCCCTGGCGGTCCTCACCGGCCATGCCGCGGCCTGGATCACGCCCCTGCCGGCCGATCCCGACCTCTACGCCCCCCTGGCCCGGCTGACCCACTGCGGCCTGTCCGCCTTTTTCGTGCTGTCCGGGTTCGTGCTCCAGTACACCCACGGGACGCGCCTTTCCGGCCGGGGGGCCCTGGCCCGGTTCGCCCTGGCCCGGCTGGCCCGGCTCTATCCGGTCTATTTGCTGCTGCTCCTGGTCGAGCTGGCTGTCCTCCTGGTCCGCCTGCCCGAGGCGGTCACGGCCTGGCCGGGCAACGTGGCCGCCACCTTCACCCTGACCCAGAGCTGGTTTTTCCTGCCCGAAGCTCCGGCCCTCTTTCCCCTGGCCTGGGCGGTCAGCACGGAAGTCTTTTTCTATGGCCTCTTTCCCCTGGCCGCCTGGGGTCTTGGCCGGCTGCAAAGGCCGGCCGGGGTCGCCGGGCTGGCTGGCGGCTGCGTCCTTGCGGCCGTGGCCGCGGACGCGGCCATCGCCAGCCACTGGCCGCAAATTTTCGCCTTTGCCGCCGGACGCCACCCGGGCTTCGCCGGCCGGCCGGAGGAACTGGCCGGCCAGCTGTTCCAGTGGCTGACCTACGTCAATCCCGGCCTGCGGTTCTTCGAATTCCTGCTCGGCGCGGCCACGGCCCGGCTTTTCCTCCTGCGCCCGGCACCCCTGCCGGGGCTGGCTCCGGCCGCCGCCGCCTGTCTGGCCGGGCTGCTCCTGGTCCCCGTGCCCCGGGACGCCTTTTTCTGGAGCATCCTCGAGGACAACATCCTCTACGCCCCGTTCCTGGCCGCCCTGTGCCACGCCTGGGCCGCCCGGCCCCCGGCCTTTGCCGCCGGCAAGGCCCTGGCCCGCATCGGCGCGGCCAGCCTGTCGGTCTACCTGGTCCAGCCGTTCGTGCTGCCGCATTTGAAGTTCGAGGCCGCCCTGGCCCGGCCGTGGACCGCGGCCGCCCTGGCCCTGGCCGGCATGGCCGCGGTCCTGGGGTGCGGCCTGCTCCTTTCCCGATACGTGGAAGGGCCGCTGGCCCGGCGCATCCTGTCGCTCGGGAGCCGGGATCACTCCGGCCACGGCGCCAGGGGCAGGCGGCCGCCGAGCGCGATGCCGCCCGGCGACGCCCCGCCCCGGTAG
- the sfsA gene encoding DNA/RNA nuclease SfsA: MVPTPASPVLLPFDGPLVPARFVRRYKRFLVDAEGPDGLFTAHANNTGSMLGLLRPGCEIALSVSANPKRRLAHTLELVRLPESCGGFWVGVNTLTPNRLFRRAFLAGAFPELAGYEALRPEPAFAGGRLDFVLTGPAGTCFVECKNVTMVEDDAAMFPDAATERGQKHLVELTRLAREGTCRAALFYCVQRPDGCCFAPAAVVDPAYAALFREAVAAGVLVLAYRGGASPGGIALGGRLPLAPWPE; the protein is encoded by the coding sequence ATGGTCCCCACGCCGGCCAGCCCCGTGCTCCTGCCCTTTGACGGCCCCCTTGTCCCGGCCCGGTTCGTGCGTCGTTACAAGCGGTTTCTCGTCGACGCCGAGGGCCCGGACGGCCTCTTCACGGCCCACGCCAACAACACCGGCTCCATGCTCGGGCTCCTGCGTCCGGGCTGCGAGATCGCCCTGTCCGTGTCGGCCAACCCCAAGCGCCGGCTGGCCCACACCCTGGAGCTGGTGCGCCTGCCCGAAAGCTGCGGCGGATTCTGGGTCGGGGTCAACACCCTGACGCCAAACAGGCTTTTCCGCCGGGCCTTCCTGGCCGGGGCCTTTCCGGAGCTTGCCGGCTACGAGGCCCTCCGGCCGGAGCCGGCCTTTGCCGGCGGCCGGCTCGATTTCGTCCTCACGGGCCCGGCCGGGACCTGCTTTGTGGAGTGCAAAAACGTCACCATGGTCGAGGACGACGCGGCCATGTTCCCGGACGCGGCCACCGAGCGGGGCCAAAAGCATCTGGTCGAACTGACAAGGCTGGCCCGGGAGGGGACCTGCCGGGCGGCCCTCTTCTACTGCGTCCAGCGGCCGGACGGCTGCTGCTTCGCCCCGGCCGCAGTCGTCGATCCGGCCTATGCCGCCCTTTTTCGCGAGGCCGTGGCCGCCGGCGTCCTGGTCCTTGCCTACCGGGGCGGGGCGTCGCCGGGCGGCATCGCGCTCGGCGGCCGCCTGCCCCTGGCGCCGTGGCCGGAGTGA
- a CDS encoding pyridoxal phosphate-dependent aminotransferase: MRTALRMRLVAPSATLGMAAKAADLRRQGKSILDLSAGEPDFNTPQHIKDAAKKAIDDNFTRYTPVPGTPLLRETIAGYFKKTYGVPAPKEAIIATNGGKQALFNLFLAVLNPGDEVLVPAPYWVSYPDMIRLAGATPVPVPSSPEQGFLVSVEDLDRAATPATRALVINSPSNPTGAHYTSEALDAIMEWAVSRDIFVVSDEIYDRLVYEPAKPASMAGCFTLYPENAAVVGGLSKSFAMTGWRMGYALAHPDIIRAMSTLQSQSTSNICAITQRAAYAALSGPMDCVEEMRLAFRRRRDLALSVIKTWDRAVCPTPDGAFYLFPCLSAYYNAAVPNSTALSETLLTEAGVATVPGVAFGEDRCVRLSYATDDATLEKALTVMGDFLKKL; the protein is encoded by the coding sequence ATGCGCACCGCGCTTCGTATGCGTCTCGTCGCCCCGTCCGCCACGCTTGGCATGGCTGCCAAGGCCGCCGACCTCCGCCGGCAGGGCAAGTCCATCCTCGACCTTTCGGCCGGGGAACCAGACTTCAACACCCCCCAGCATATCAAGGACGCGGCCAAAAAGGCCATAGACGACAACTTCACCCGCTACACCCCGGTCCCCGGCACCCCGCTGTTGCGCGAAACCATTGCCGGGTACTTCAAGAAAACCTACGGCGTGCCCGCCCCCAAGGAGGCGATCATCGCCACCAACGGCGGCAAGCAGGCGCTTTTCAATTTGTTCCTGGCCGTTCTCAATCCCGGGGACGAGGTCCTGGTGCCGGCCCCCTATTGGGTCAGCTACCCGGACATGATCCGGCTGGCCGGGGCCACGCCCGTGCCCGTGCCGAGCTCCCCGGAACAGGGCTTCCTGGTCTCGGTCGAGGACCTGGACCGGGCCGCCACCCCGGCTACCCGGGCCCTGGTCATCAATTCGCCGTCCAACCCCACGGGCGCGCATTACACGTCCGAGGCCCTGGACGCCATCATGGAATGGGCGGTCTCCCGCGACATCTTCGTGGTGTCCGACGAAATCTACGACCGGCTGGTCTACGAGCCGGCCAAGCCCGCCTCCATGGCCGGCTGCTTCACCCTGTACCCGGAAAACGCGGCCGTGGTCGGCGGCCTGTCCAAAAGCTTCGCCATGACCGGCTGGCGCATGGGCTACGCCCTGGCCCATCCCGACATCATCCGGGCCATGTCCACCCTGCAAAGCCAGTCCACATCCAACATCTGCGCCATCACCCAGCGGGCGGCCTACGCCGCCCTTTCCGGGCCCATGGACTGCGTCGAGGAAATGCGCCTGGCGTTTCGGCGCCGCCGCGACCTGGCCCTGTCCGTCATCAAGACCTGGGACCGGGCCGTGTGTCCGACGCCGGACGGCGCCTTCTACCTCTTCCCGTGCCTGTCCGCCTACTACAACGCGGCCGTGCCCAACTCCACGGCCCTGTCCGAGACCCTGCTCACCGAGGCCGGGGTGGCCACGGTGCCGGGCGTGGCCTTTGGCGAGGACCGGTGCGTGCGCCTGTCCTACGCCACGGACGACGCCACCCTGGAAAAAGCCCTGACCGTGATGGGCGACTTCCTGAAGAAACTGTAA
- a CDS encoding sensor histidine kinase, whose translation MKKSARSEGDQYLGLVKFLSWSSLALILLVNLFLSIFLSNYARQDVLSKQKEFALLLAENLNHQIYQRFTLPTVIGFGRVELSQPAQYDRLEKTVLSTIHSFHVSEVRIYDFDKRVSFSTDKELVGQTGYAGTAILESLEQGTSSFQLVSRTGMLGGILDFNPKPDSVILRTIYPLRTERSLVPGNPQGFIMGVLEFTQDITTDYQKVVDFQRIIIGTSLASSILLFIMLRIIISRAGRINAQRIQEREQLERELQQQEKLAGMGRMVAGIAHEIRNPLGIIRSTAELLLKRNKETDGVNARLLSAIFDESKRLSKTVGDFLDYARPKAPKQEVVDLAVTLDQALVFLEAKCEELGVAVTKDYSAGLNVRGDKDLLYRAVYNVLSNALDSLAEDREKARPAAIAVAATADATAVTLAITDSGPGFCPENKDRLLDPFFTTKDAGTGLGLAIVRNIVESHNAALSLENAPDAGARVTMTFPPA comes from the coding sequence GTGAAGAAATCCGCCCGTTCCGAAGGGGACCAGTATCTCGGGCTGGTCAAGTTCCTGTCCTGGAGTTCCCTGGCGCTCATCCTGCTGGTCAACCTCTTCCTGTCGATCTTTCTCTCGAATTACGCCCGGCAGGACGTCCTCTCCAAGCAGAAGGAATTCGCCCTGCTTTTGGCCGAAAACCTCAACCACCAGATCTACCAGCGCTTCACCCTGCCGACGGTCATCGGTTTCGGCCGGGTGGAACTGTCCCAGCCGGCCCAGTACGACCGGTTGGAAAAGACCGTCCTCTCGACCATCCACAGCTTTCACGTCAGCGAAGTCCGCATCTACGACTTCGACAAGCGGGTGTCCTTTTCCACGGACAAGGAGCTCGTGGGCCAGACCGGCTACGCCGGCACGGCCATCCTCGAATCCCTGGAACAGGGCACCTCGAGCTTCCAGCTCGTCAGCCGCACGGGCATGCTCGGCGGCATCCTGGACTTCAATCCCAAGCCGGATTCCGTGATCCTGCGCACCATCTATCCGCTGCGCACCGAGCGGTCGCTGGTGCCGGGCAACCCGCAGGGATTCATCATGGGCGTCCTGGAATTCACCCAGGACATCACCACCGACTACCAGAAGGTCGTGGACTTCCAGCGGATCATCATCGGCACCTCGCTTGCCTCCTCGATCCTCCTTTTCATCATGCTGCGCATCATCATCAGCCGGGCCGGGCGCATCAACGCCCAGCGCATCCAGGAGCGCGAGCAGCTCGAACGGGAGCTCCAGCAGCAGGAAAAGCTGGCCGGCATGGGCCGGATGGTGGCCGGCATTGCCCACGAGATCCGAAATCCGCTCGGCATCATCCGATCCACGGCCGAACTCCTGCTCAAGCGCAACAAGGAGACCGACGGGGTCAACGCCCGGCTCCTGTCCGCCATTTTCGACGAATCCAAGCGCCTGTCCAAGACCGTGGGCGACTTTCTGGACTACGCCCGGCCCAAGGCCCCCAAGCAGGAAGTGGTGGACCTGGCCGTCACCCTGGACCAGGCCCTGGTGTTTCTGGAGGCCAAGTGCGAAGAGCTTGGCGTCGCGGTCACCAAGGATTATAGCGCCGGGCTCAATGTGCGCGGCGACAAGGACCTCCTCTACCGGGCTGTCTACAACGTCCTGTCAAACGCCCTGGACTCCCTGGCCGAGGACAGGGAAAAGGCCCGGCCGGCGGCCATCGCGGTCGCGGCCACGGCCGACGCGACCGCGGTCACCCTGGCCATCACCGATTCCGGGCCGGGATTCTGCCCGGAAAACAAGGACCGGCTCCTCGATCCCTTTTTCACCACCAAGGACGCGGGCACGGGCCTTGGCCTCGCCATCGTGCGCAACATCGTCGAGAGCCACAACGCCGCCCTGTCCCTGGAAAACGCCCCGGACGCGGGCGCGCGCGTCACCATGACCTTCCCTCCCGCCTGA
- a CDS encoding sigma-54-dependent transcriptional regulator, with amino-acid sequence MASQILILDDEKNYLLILEAMLGDAGYAVTPLDDPETGLAFLDESEVDVVITDMKMPKVTGQQVLEHVKRNYPYIPVIIMTAFGSIEGAVEAMRIGAFDYIAKPFANDELLLTVEKASRFAAAQRENMMLRQSLEDRFSTEHIIGRGKAMQRVLEMVSKAAPTKSTVLITGESGTGKELLAKAIHYASPRKNAAFISVNCMALASGVLESELFGHEKGSFTGAVARKRGRFEMAHEGTIFLDEIGELSPELQVKLLRVLQERRFERVGGSDPIEVDIRILAATNRNLMEAVAAGTFREDLYYRLNVVHIETPPLRERREDIPILAAHFLTRYSGENNKKFRGFSPEAMDYLTAYEWPGNVRQLQNVVERCVVLAGSDMVGVEDLPSEIRDEESQYKSAVDLLPVTINLNDTLEKIEAALIRRALARTNLVQVKAAEMLGISKSLLQYKLKKYKLTGH; translated from the coding sequence ATGGCAAGCCAGATCCTGATCCTTGACGACGAAAAGAACTATCTCCTCATCCTGGAGGCCATGCTCGGCGACGCCGGCTATGCCGTCACTCCGCTCGACGACCCGGAAACGGGGCTGGCCTTTCTGGACGAGTCCGAAGTGGACGTGGTCATAACAGACATGAAGATGCCCAAGGTCACCGGGCAGCAGGTCCTCGAACACGTCAAGCGCAACTACCCCTACATCCCGGTCATCATCATGACGGCGTTTGGCAGCATCGAGGGCGCCGTGGAAGCCATGCGCATCGGGGCCTTCGACTACATCGCCAAGCCCTTTGCCAACGACGAGCTGCTCCTGACCGTGGAAAAAGCCAGCCGCTTCGCCGCGGCCCAGCGCGAAAACATGATGCTGCGCCAGTCCCTGGAGGACCGGTTCTCCACCGAGCACATCATCGGCCGGGGCAAGGCCATGCAGCGGGTGCTCGAAATGGTGTCCAAGGCCGCGCCGACCAAATCGACGGTGCTCATCACCGGCGAGTCCGGCACCGGCAAGGAACTCCTGGCCAAGGCCATCCACTACGCCTCGCCGCGCAAGAACGCGGCCTTTATTTCGGTCAACTGCATGGCCCTCGCTTCCGGCGTGCTCGAATCCGAGCTCTTCGGCCACGAGAAGGGGTCTTTTACCGGAGCGGTGGCCCGAAAGCGCGGCCGGTTCGAGATGGCCCACGAGGGCACCATCTTTCTGGACGAGATCGGCGAGCTGTCCCCGGAGCTGCAGGTCAAGCTCCTGCGCGTTCTCCAGGAGCGCCGGTTCGAGCGGGTGGGCGGTTCGGACCCCATCGAGGTGGATATCCGCATCCTCGCCGCCACCAACCGCAACCTGATGGAAGCCGTGGCCGCCGGCACCTTCCGCGAGGACCTCTACTACCGCCTGAACGTGGTCCATATCGAGACGCCCCCCCTTCGGGAGCGGCGCGAGGACATCCCGATCCTGGCCGCCCACTTCCTCACCCGCTATTCGGGCGAGAACAACAAGAAGTTCCGGGGCTTCTCCCCCGAGGCCATGGATTACCTGACGGCCTACGAATGGCCTGGCAACGTGCGCCAGCTGCAAAACGTGGTGGAGCGGTGCGTGGTCCTGGCCGGCAGCGACATGGTCGGGGTCGAGGACCTGCCAAGCGAGATCCGCGACGAGGAGAGCCAGTACAAATCCGCCGTGGATCTTCTGCCCGTGACGATCAATCTGAACGATACCTTGGAAAAGATCGAAGCGGCCCTCATCCGCCGGGCCCTGGCCCGCACCAACCTGGTCCAGGTCAAGGCGGCGGAGATGCTCGGCATCTCGAAAAGCCTGCTCCAGTACAAGCTGAAAAAGTACAAGTTGACGGGGCATTAG
- a CDS encoding sensor domain-containing diguanylate cyclase: MRLKHLLGFDTLRGLIRLHTLLLVSLPLILAALFFTFFQRSQVIEAEREQLAASLAQDRNIVRTWMTERFADVEFLASLGGTYKNDRSGLAGAFRDYVKAHGSVTAVVYVTADGWTAIDTNADASVYLGDRDYFKAAKAGRPALVTGLFGRLSGKAICIFSAPVTDSQGKFDGLVFVPVQLDTLDAWLREARADPSSGVILCDGEGRILAPTTRADGDAAMSRVPPHLLAAGDTGFLFTDPAGREMIGAVVSLGLEGWRLVQAEPVSEVLAGYRRQSLWVVLGTLATIVLATPLVLRLCRNLERPLEILTGYARSLRAKGYDTTCPPDLGGPMPREIAELFEAFCAMAGEVRGHIEETERLSVLDALTGLYNRRFLFSGGAKLLDASARAGRPCTCLMLDLDHFKAINDSHGHRTGDQVLAHVAGRIAGAVRRSDLVARYGGEEFAVLLTGSDRQHGAELAERIRQALADAPCQVGDAYLPVTVSIGVAETRERVQFGESALDDLLARADKALYAAKAAGRDRVAAEEAD, translated from the coding sequence ATGCGTCTGAAACATCTTCTCGGCTTTGATACGTTGCGCGGGCTGATCCGGCTCCACACCCTGCTCCTCGTTTCCCTGCCCCTCATTCTGGCCGCCCTCTTCTTTACGTTTTTCCAGCGCAGCCAGGTCATCGAAGCCGAACGGGAGCAGTTGGCCGCCTCGCTGGCCCAGGACCGCAACATCGTGCGGACCTGGATGACCGAGCGGTTCGCGGACGTGGAGTTCCTGGCCAGCCTCGGAGGGACGTACAAGAACGACCGGTCCGGACTGGCCGGCGCGTTCCGGGACTACGTGAAGGCGCACGGGTCGGTTACGGCCGTGGTGTACGTGACGGCCGACGGCTGGACCGCGATCGACACCAACGCCGACGCGAGCGTGTACCTGGGCGACAGGGACTATTTCAAGGCGGCCAAGGCCGGCCGGCCGGCGCTGGTGACCGGCCTCTTCGGCCGGCTCTCCGGCAAGGCCATCTGCATCTTTTCCGCTCCCGTGACCGACTCCCAAGGAAAATTCGACGGCCTGGTGTTCGTGCCGGTGCAGCTCGACACGCTGGACGCCTGGCTGCGCGAAGCCCGGGCCGACCCGTCGAGCGGGGTGATCCTGTGCGACGGGGAGGGGCGCATCCTGGCTCCCACGACCCGGGCCGACGGCGATGCCGCCATGTCCCGGGTGCCGCCGCACCTGCTCGCGGCCGGGGACACGGGGTTTCTCTTCACCGATCCCGCCGGCCGGGAGATGATCGGCGCGGTGGTGTCCCTGGGGCTCGAAGGGTGGCGGCTGGTCCAGGCCGAGCCCGTGTCCGAGGTCCTGGCCGGGTACCGGCGGCAGTCGTTGTGGGTGGTCTTGGGGACGCTGGCCACCATTGTCCTGGCCACGCCCCTGGTGCTGCGCCTTTGCCGCAACCTGGAGCGCCCCCTGGAGATCCTGACCGGCTATGCCAGGAGCCTTCGCGCCAAGGGGTACGACACCACCTGCCCGCCGGACCTGGGCGGCCCCATGCCCCGGGAGATCGCGGAACTCTTCGAGGCCTTTTGCGCCATGGCCGGCGAAGTGCGCGGCCATATCGAGGAAACCGAGCGCCTGAGCGTGCTCGACGCCCTGACCGGCCTCTACAACCGCCGGTTCCTTTTTTCCGGCGGGGCCAAGCTGCTCGACGCCTCGGCCCGGGCCGGACGGCCGTGCACCTGCCTCATGCTCGACCTGGACCATTTCAAGGCCATCAACGACAGCCACGGCCACCGCACCGGCGACCAGGTCCTGGCCCATGTGGCCGGGCGCATCGCCGGGGCGGTGCGTCGGTCCGATCTGGTGGCCCGGTACGGCGGCGAGGAGTTCGCCGTGCTCCTGACCGGCTCCGACCGGCAGCACGGGGCGGAGCTGGCCGAGCGGATCCGGCAGGCTCTGGCCGATGCGCCCTGCCAGGTGGGCGACGCCTATTTGCCGGTCACGGTCAGCATCGGTGTGGCCGAAACCCGGGAGCGGGTGCAGTTCGGGGAAAGCGCCCTCGACGACCTGCTGGCCCGGGCGGACAAGGCCCTGTATGCGGCCAAGGCCGCCGGCCGCGACCGGGTGGCGGCGGAAGAGGCGGACTGA